A single region of the Zootoca vivipara chromosome 2, rZooViv1.1, whole genome shotgun sequence genome encodes:
- the LOC132591573 gene encoding E3 ubiquitin-protein ligase TRIM7-like isoform X2, giving the protein MAAAQSPVRDLCEEATCPICLEYFRDPVIIHECGHNFCRSCLIQCWETSEGEASCPQCRETVEQSSITRNQQLANFVEIIQKFSHPEGKEDGEGKGRVCQKHQEPLKLFCKEDGSPICLVCDRSKEHKKHEVVPLEEASQEYKDQISSCLDNVRKERMKILVLKADTEKESQDLLVSTIVTLRNKQVQRGKRWWLSSGDCTSFWKNRRNFFWSRWQKWRRRLQQKGRSTWPDSPGNSPLLAASSGRWRRSFRNQQVNSCRSQEKENLEDPPVAFPPALKWRIWDFCDINPFLEGVMNQFKDTLDSGLEQHQENVTLDADTANPWLSISEDRKSVRRRKLCKDLPDNPERFDTHGYVLGCEAFTTGRHFWEVIVGREEGWRVGVARKSVKRKGKLLFATREGICGLGKWGGLYKFCSPCKAPVPSEEPKRIRVTLNCEGRRVSFYDADTAALLCTFPAACLSGETLQPYFFVREKGNLRLS; this is encoded by the exons ATGGCTGCAGCTCAGAGTCCCGTCCGCGATCTCTGTGAGGAAGCCACTTGCCCCATCTGCCTGGAGTATTTCAGGGATCCAGTGATCATTCATGAATGCGGGCACAACTTCTGCCGATCCTGCCTGATCCAGTGCTGGGAGACATCCGAGGGagaggcttcctgccctcagtgcagGGAAACGGTTGAGCAAAGCAGCATCACGAGAAACCAGCAGCTGGCAAATTTTGTAGAAATAATTCAGAAATTCAGCCACccggaggggaaagaggatggagaaggaaaaggaagagtcTGCCAGAAGCACCAGGAGCCCCTGAAGCTCTTCTGCAAGGAGGACGGAAGCCCCATCTGTCTGGTGTGTGACAGATCCAAGGAGCACAAGAAACACGAGGTGGTTCCTCTAGAGGAGGCGTCCCAGGAGTACAAG gatcAGATCAGCAGCTGCCTAGACAATGTGAGGAAGGAGAGAATGAAAATTCTAGTACTTAAAGCAGACACAGAAAAGGAAAGCCAAGACCTGCTTGTAAGCACCATTGTTACTTTAAG AAACAAACAGGTgcagagagggaaaagatggtgGCTGAGTTCAGGCGACtgcaccagtttctggaagaacAGGAGAAACTTCTTTTGGTCCAGATGGCAGAAGTGGAGAAGGAGATTGCAGCAAAAAGGGAGGAGCACCTGGCCAGACTCTCCGGGGAACTCTCCTCTCTTGGCAGCCTCATCCgggagatggaggagaagctTCAGGAACCAGCAAGTGAACTCCTGCAG GTCTCAGGAAAAGGAGAACTTAGAGGATCCTCCTGTGGCTTTTCCTCCTGCCCTGAAGTGGAGGATCTGGGACTTCTGCGATATAAATCCCTTCCTGGAGGGTGTCATGAACCAATTCAAAG ACACTCTGGACTCTGGACTTGAGCAGCATCAAG AAAACGTAACATTGGATGCAGACACAGCAAATCCCTGGCTCTCCATCTCTGAGGATCGAAAGAGTGTGCGAAGGCGGAAACTGTGTAAAGACCTGCCAGACAACCCTGAGAGATTTGATACACATGGCTACGTGCTGGGATGTGAGGCTTTCACGacaggcagacatttctgggaggtcattgtgggaagagaggaggggtggagggtgggggttgCCAGAAAGTCTGTGAAGAGGAAGGGCAAGTTACTTTTTGCTACTAGGGAAGGGATCTGCGGTTTGGGGAAGTGGGGCGGTTTGTACAAGTTCTGCTCTCCCTGTAAGGCCCCTGTTCCAAGTGAGGAGCCCAAGAGGATCCGAGTGACTCTCAACTGTGAAGGGAGACGGGTGTCCTTTTATGATGCAGATACAgcagccctcctctgcacattccCAGCAGCCTGCCTTTCAGGAGAGACCCTCCAGCCCTACTTCTTTGTGAGGGAGAAAGGGAACCTGAGACTCTCTTGA
- the LOC132591573 gene encoding E3 ubiquitin-protein ligase TRIM7-like isoform X1, whose translation MAAAQSPVRDLCEEATCPICLEYFRDPVIIHECGHNFCRSCLIQCWETSEGEASCPQCRETVEQSSITRNQQLANFVEIIQKFSHPEGKEDGEGKGRVCQKHQEPLKLFCKEDGSPICLVCDRSKEHKKHEVVPLEEASQEYKDQISSCLDNVRKERMKILVLKADTEKESQDLLKQTGAEREKMVAEFRRLHQFLEEQEKLLLVQMAEVEKEIAAKREEHLARLSGELSSLGSLIREMEEKLQEPASELLQDIGSFLQRSQEKENLEDPPVAFPPALKWRIWDFCDINPFLEGVMNQFKDTLDSGLEQHQENVTLDADTANPWLSISEDRKSVRRRKLCKDLPDNPERFDTHGYVLGCEAFTTGRHFWEVIVGREEGWRVGVARKSVKRKGKLLFATREGICGLGKWGGLYKFCSPCKAPVPSEEPKRIRVTLNCEGRRVSFYDADTAALLCTFPAACLSGETLQPYFFVREKGNLRLS comes from the exons ATGGCTGCAGCTCAGAGTCCCGTCCGCGATCTCTGTGAGGAAGCCACTTGCCCCATCTGCCTGGAGTATTTCAGGGATCCAGTGATCATTCATGAATGCGGGCACAACTTCTGCCGATCCTGCCTGATCCAGTGCTGGGAGACATCCGAGGGagaggcttcctgccctcagtgcagGGAAACGGTTGAGCAAAGCAGCATCACGAGAAACCAGCAGCTGGCAAATTTTGTAGAAATAATTCAGAAATTCAGCCACccggaggggaaagaggatggagaaggaaaaggaagagtcTGCCAGAAGCACCAGGAGCCCCTGAAGCTCTTCTGCAAGGAGGACGGAAGCCCCATCTGTCTGGTGTGTGACAGATCCAAGGAGCACAAGAAACACGAGGTGGTTCCTCTAGAGGAGGCGTCCCAGGAGTACAAG gatcAGATCAGCAGCTGCCTAGACAATGTGAGGAAGGAGAGAATGAAAATTCTAGTACTTAAAGCAGACACAGAAAAGGAAAGCCAAGACCTGCTT AAACAAACAGGTgcagagagggaaaagatggtgGCTGAGTTCAGGCGACtgcaccagtttctggaagaacAGGAGAAACTTCTTTTGGTCCAGATGGCAGAAGTGGAGAAGGAGATTGCAGCAAAAAGGGAGGAGCACCTGGCCAGACTCTCCGGGGAACTCTCCTCTCTTGGCAGCCTCATCCgggagatggaggagaagctTCAGGAACCAGCAAGTGAACTCCTGCAG gaTATTGGAAGCTTCTTGCAGAG GTCTCAGGAAAAGGAGAACTTAGAGGATCCTCCTGTGGCTTTTCCTCCTGCCCTGAAGTGGAGGATCTGGGACTTCTGCGATATAAATCCCTTCCTGGAGGGTGTCATGAACCAATTCAAAG ACACTCTGGACTCTGGACTTGAGCAGCATCAAG AAAACGTAACATTGGATGCAGACACAGCAAATCCCTGGCTCTCCATCTCTGAGGATCGAAAGAGTGTGCGAAGGCGGAAACTGTGTAAAGACCTGCCAGACAACCCTGAGAGATTTGATACACATGGCTACGTGCTGGGATGTGAGGCTTTCACGacaggcagacatttctgggaggtcattgtgggaagagaggaggggtggagggtgggggttgCCAGAAAGTCTGTGAAGAGGAAGGGCAAGTTACTTTTTGCTACTAGGGAAGGGATCTGCGGTTTGGGGAAGTGGGGCGGTTTGTACAAGTTCTGCTCTCCCTGTAAGGCCCCTGTTCCAAGTGAGGAGCCCAAGAGGATCCGAGTGACTCTCAACTGTGAAGGGAGACGGGTGTCCTTTTATGATGCAGATACAgcagccctcctctgcacattccCAGCAGCCTGCCTTTCAGGAGAGACCCTCCAGCCCTACTTCTTTGTGAGGGAGAAAGGGAACCTGAGACTCTCTTGA
- the LOC118080123 gene encoding E3 ubiquitin-protein ligase TRIM7-like — protein MAAARSPVRDLCEEATCPICLEYFRDPVIIHECGHNFCRSCLIRCWESSEGEASCPQCRETVEQSSITRNQQLANVVEIIKKFSHLGGKEEAEGKGRVCEKHQEPLKLFCHEDGSPICVVCNVSKEHKRHEVVPLEEASQEYKKHVEAEREKTVAEFRRLHQFLEEQEKRLLAQMTEVEKEIAAKREEHLARLSGELSSLDSLIREMEEKLQEPASELLQDIGSFLQRSQVKENLENPPVAFPPDLKWRIWDFSDINLFLEAVTKKFRDTLEYGLQLQKEHVTLDPDTANPWLILSEDRKSVRKGEVRKDLPNNPERFDTHFYVLGCEGFTSGRHFWEVIVGREERWEVGVARKSVKRKGVFSFGPIEGIWGLGKWLGGYKLCSPHEDPVPSEEPKRIRVTLNCEGGRVSFYDADTTALLHTFSAASLSGEILLPLFYVSEKANLRLS, from the exons ATGGCTGCCGCTCGGAGTCCCGTCCGCGATCTCTGCGAGGAAGCCACTTGCCCCATCTGCCTGGAGTATTTCAGGGATCCAGTGATCATTCATGAGTGTGGGCACAACTTCTGTCGATCCTGCCTGATCCGGTGCTGGGAGTCATCCGAGGGagaggcttcctgccctcagtgcagGGAAACGGTTGAGCAAAGCAGTATCACGAGAAACCAGCAGCTGGCAAATGTTGTAGAAATAATTAAGAAATTCAGCCAtctgggggggaaagaggaggcagaaggaaaaggaagagtcTGTGAGAAGCACCAGGAGCCCCTGAAGCTCTTCTGCCACGAGGACGGAAGCCCCATCTGTGTCGTGTGTAATGTTTCCAAGGAGCACAAAAGACACGAGGTGGTTCCTCTAGAGGAGGCGTCCCAGGAATACAAG AAGCACgtggaagcagagagagaaaagactgtGGCTGAGTTCAGGCGACTccaccagtttctggaagaacAGGAGAAACGTCTTTTGGCCCAGATGACAGAAGTGGAGAAGGAGATTGCAGCAAAAAGGGAGGAGCACCTGGCCAGACTCTCCGGGGAACTCTCCTCTCTTGACAGCCTCATCCgggagatggaggagaagctTCAGGAACCAGcgagtgaactcctgcag GATATTGGAAGCTTCTTGCAGAG gTCTCAGGTGAAGGAGAACTTAGAGAATCCTCCTGTGGCTTTTCCTCCTGACCTGAAGTGGAGGATCTGGGACTTCAGCGATATAAATCTCTTCCTGGAGGCTGTCACGAAGAAATTCAGAG aCACACTGGAATATGGACTTCAGCTGCAAAaag AACATGTAACTTTGGATCCAGACACAGCAAATCCCTGGCTCATCCTGTCTGAGGATCGAAAGAGTGTGAGAAAGGGAGAAGTGCGTAAAGACCTGCCAAACAACCCTGAGAGATTTGACACACATTTCTATGTGCTGGGATGTGAGGGTTTCACAtcaggcagacatttctgggaggTCATTGTAGGAAGAGAGGAGAGATGGGAGGTGGGGGTTGCCAGAAAGTCTGTGAAGAGGAAGGGTGTTTTCTCTTTTGGTCCTATTGAAGGGATCTGGGGTTTGGGGAAGTGGCTTGGTGGGTACAAGTTATGTTCCCCCCATGAGGACCCTGTTCCAAGTGAGGAGCCCAAGAGGATCCGAGTGACCCTGAACTGTGAAGGGGGACGGGTGTCCTTTTATGATGCTGATACAACAGCCCTTCTCCACACATTCTCAGCAGCCTCCTTATCTGGAGAGATCCTCCTGCCCTTGTTTTACGTGAGCGAGAAAGCAAACCTGAGACTCTCTTGA
- the LOC118080990 gene encoding zinc finger protein RFP-like, translating to MAAARGPGQDLCEEATCPICLEYFRDPVIIPECGHNFCRSCLIQCWEKSEGEVSCPQCREIIPHRNLIPNRPLANVVEILVAEKISLPGEKGAEGKGRVCEKHQEPLKLFCKADEAPICVVCDRSKEHKSHEVIPLEEASQEYKDQLCNWIEILKKETRETLAVKADFEKESQDLLKRTESEREKMVAELRRLRRFLEELEKNLLAQMAEVEKEVARKREEHLARLSEKLSSLDNLIQEMQEKYQQPASELLQDIRRFLQRSQAKEKFDTLPFAFPPALKWRIWNFCDINPFLEGVVKKFRESLWSGLQLRKGNVTLDPGTAHSLLILSADLKSVRKGERHQDILNNPKRFDYQYYVLGREAFREGRRFWEVAVGSEGEWAVGVARESVKRKGEFIPGPKEGFWRIGKWSDQYRVSTRNGHPVSILGGEPKRIRVTLNCEGGRVSFYNADTAALLHSFSEASFSGETLLPFFYVSKKGILKLSA from the exons ATGGCTGCTGCTCGGGGTCCCGGCCAGGATCTCTGCGAGGAAGCCACTTGCCCCATCTGCCTGGAGTATTTCAGGGATCCAGTGATCATCCCGGAGTGCGGGCACAACTTCTGCCGATCCTGCCTGATCCAGTGCTGGGAGAAATCCGAGGGAGAGGTTTCCTGCCCTCAGTGCAGGGAAATCATTCCGCACAGGAACCTCATCCCCAATCGGCCGCTGGCAAATGTTGTGGAAATACTGGTAGCCGAGAAAATCTCTCTTCCAGGAGAAAAGGGGgcagaaggaaaggggagggtCTGCGAGAAGCACCAGGAGCCCCTGAAGCTCTTCTGCAAGGCGGATGAAGCCCCCATCTGTGTCGTGTGTGACAGATCCAAGGAGCACAAAAGCCACGAGGTGATTCCTCTAGAGGAGGCGTCCCAGGAGTACAAG GATCAACTCTGCAACTGGATAGAAATTCTGAAGAAGGAGACACGGGAAACTCTGGCAGTTAAAGCAGACTTTGAGAAGGAAAGCCAAGACCTGCTT AAACGAACAGAAtcagagagggaaaagatggtgGCTGAGCTCAGACGGCTACGACGGTTTCTGGAAGAACTAGAGAAAAATCTCCTGGCCCAGATGGCAGAGGTGGAGAAGGAGGTTGCCCGGAAAAGGGAGGAGCACCTGGCCAGGCTTTCAGAGAAGCTCTCCTCTCTTGACAACCTCATCCAGGAGATGCAGGAGAAGTATCAGCAACCAGcgagtgaactcctgcag GATATCAGACGTTTCTTACAGAG GTCTCAGGCAAAGGAGAAGTTTGACACTCTCCCgtttgctttcccccctgcccTGAAGTGGAGGATCTGGAACTTCTGCGATATAAATCCCTTCCTGGAGGGTGTCGTGAAGAAATTCAGAG aaTCTCTGTGGTCAGGACTTCAGCTGAGAAAAG GAAATGTAACTTTGGATCCAGGGACAGCCCATTCCCTGCTCATCCTGTCTGCAGATCTTAAGAGCGTGAGGAAGGGAGAAAGACATCAAGACATCCTAAACAACCCAAAGAGATTCGACTACCAATACTACGTGCTGGGACGTGAGGCGTTTAGGGAAGGCAGACGTTTCTGGGAAGTCGCTGTGGGGAGCGAGGGGGAATGGGCCGTTGGGGTGGCCAGAGAGTCCGTGAAGAGGAAAGGCGAGTTCATCCCAGGTCCTAAGGAAGGGTTCTGGCGCATAGGGAAGTGGAGTGATCAATACAGGGTCTCCACTCGCAATGGGCACCCTGTTTCGATTCTGGGTGGGGAGCCCAAGAGGATCCGAGTCACCTTGAACTGTGAAGGGGGACGGGTGTCCTTTTACAATGCTGATACAGCAGCTCTTCTCCACTCATTCTCAGAAGCCTCCTTCTCTGGAGAGACCCTCCTGCCCTTCTTTTACGTGAGCAAAAAAGGCATCTTGAAACTCTCTGCCTAA
- the LOC132591634 gene encoding gastrula zinc finger protein XlCGF49.1-like has protein sequence MASSDVERRPLCPVYGKDLPQICLIEHQKCHTGEKTSRLLRASNLFCRKTTVSERTREPQRKEVPLSHRRVRTGKKPFQCPECGKRFRQQSHIIAHERIHTGEKPYGCSQCGKRFTQQSQVQAHERIHTGEKPYRCSKCGKCFSQHSGLRSHWKLHTGEKPYGCSECGKRFTQQSQVQAHERIHTGEKPYRCVKCVKCFSQQAHLLKHQRLHTSA, from the exons ATGGCGTCCA GTGATGTTGAGAGACGGCCGTTGTGCCCTGTGTATGGGAAAGATCTCCCTCAGATCTGCCTTATCGAACATCAGAAATGCCACACTGGAGAAAAAACCTCACGGTTGCTTAGAGCATCAAACCTGTTCTGTCGAAAAACCACGGTTTCTGAGCGAACACGTGAACCGCAAAGGAAAGAGGTCCCCCTGAGCCACCGGAGAGTTCGCACTGGAAAGAAGCCCTTCCAATGCCCAGAGTGTGGGAAACGTTTCCGCCAGCAGTCACACATCATAGCACacgagagaatccacacaggggagaaaccgtatggATGTTCTCAGTGCGGAAAACGCTTCACTCAGCAATCGCAGGTTCAGGCTCACGAGAggatccacacaggagaaaagcccTATCGTTGCAGCAAGTGTGGGAAGTGTTTCTCCCAACACTCGGGCTTGAGGAGTCACTGGAAGctccacacaggggaaaaaccatatggATGTTCTGAGTGCGGAAAACGCTTCACTCAGCAATCGCAGGTTCAGGCTCATGAGAggatccacacaggagaaaagcccTATCGTTGTGTGAAGTGCGTGAAGTGTTTCTCCCAACAAGCACACCTTCTCAAACACCAGAGGCTTCACACTTCTGCATGA